From Clostridia bacterium:
CAATGGAAATGCCCACGACGGCATTGGCCCCCAGGCTTCTCGCTTCCTCCGCCATCTCCCTCAAAGCCGTTTCCCGGGCCTGGAACAATTTCTTCTCATAAGCGCGGGAACGGCCGCCGATCACGTCGGTGATGCTGGCGAACAAATCCCGTACCAGATTCG
This genomic window contains:
- a CDS encoding YbjQ family protein: NLVRDLFASITDVIGGRSRAYEKKLFQARETALREMAEEARSLGANAVVGISIDYEALGETMLMVTASGTAVYLE